A region of Saccharococcus thermophilus DNA encodes the following proteins:
- the hslV gene encoding ATP-dependent protease subunit HslV, with translation MEQFHATTIFAIRHNGKAAMAGDGQVTFGNAVVMKHTAKKVRRLFQGKVLAGFAGSVADAFTLFEMFERKLEEFNGNLPRAAVELAKEWRSDKVLRRLEAMLIVMDERHLLLISGTGEVIEPDDGMLAIGSGGNYALAAGRALKQYAGDQLSAKEIAKAALEIAANICVYTNDHIIVEEL, from the coding sequence ATGGAACAGTTTCACGCGACGACGATTTTTGCGATCCGTCATAATGGAAAAGCGGCGATGGCAGGAGACGGCCAGGTCACATTTGGCAATGCGGTAGTCATGAAACATACGGCAAAAAAAGTACGGCGATTATTTCAAGGAAAAGTGTTAGCCGGATTTGCCGGCTCGGTGGCCGACGCGTTTACCTTGTTTGAAATGTTTGAAAGAAAACTGGAAGAATTTAATGGCAACTTGCCGCGCGCCGCGGTGGAACTGGCGAAAGAATGGCGCAGTGATAAAGTATTGCGCCGTTTGGAGGCAATGCTAATTGTCATGGACGAACGTCATTTGCTTCTCATATCAGGAACTGGAGAAGTGATTGAACCAGATGATGGAATGCTGGCGATCGGCTCTGGAGGAAACTATGCGCTAGCGGCAGGGCGCGCATTGAAGCAATACGCGGGGGATCAGTTGTCGGCGAAGGAGATCGCCAAAGCGGCGCTAGAAATAGCGGCTAATATTTGTGTGTATACAAACGACCACATTATTGTGGAAGAATTGTAA
- the hslU gene encoding HslU--HslV peptidase ATPase subunit, whose protein sequence is MSETLTPRQIVEKLDQFIVGQKEAKKAVAIALRNRYRRSLLDEKLRDEVVPKNILMIGPTGVGKTEIARRLAKLVGAPFVKVEATKFTEVGYVGRDVESMVRDLVETSVRLVKERKMNEVKDRAEQQANKRLVELLVPGRQKQTIKNPLELLFGGGQSYQQDTNQGHEDEHIEQKRKQVAWQLANGQLEDEMVTIEVEEQQPMLFDFLQGAGIEQMGMNMQDALSSLIPKRRKKRRLKVSEARKVLTNEEAQKLIDMDEVTQEAVRLAEQSGIIFIDEIDKIARSGPSTSSADVSREGVQRDILPIVEGSTVMTKYGPVKTDHILFIAAGAFHMAKPSDLIPELQGRFPIRVELTKLSVDDFVRILVEPNNALIKQYKALLATEGINLEFSDDAIRKIAEVAFEVNQTTDNIGARRLHTIMEKLLEDLLFEAPDITLDKVVITPQYVEQKLGNIVKNKDLSEFIL, encoded by the coding sequence ATGTCGGAAACGCTCACGCCTCGGCAGATCGTCGAGAAGCTCGATCAGTTCATCGTTGGGCAAAAAGAAGCGAAAAAAGCGGTGGCGATTGCGTTAAGAAACCGATACCGCCGTAGTCTGCTTGACGAAAAATTGCGCGATGAAGTAGTCCCGAAAAATATTTTGATGATCGGTCCGACGGGGGTTGGTAAAACAGAAATTGCGAGACGGCTGGCAAAGCTAGTCGGGGCGCCATTTGTGAAAGTGGAAGCAACGAAGTTTACGGAAGTTGGGTATGTTGGCCGCGACGTCGAATCGATGGTGCGCGACCTTGTGGAAACATCCGTGCGGCTAGTGAAGGAGCGGAAAATGAACGAAGTGAAAGACCGTGCAGAACAGCAGGCGAATAAGCGGCTTGTTGAACTGTTAGTGCCAGGAAGACAAAAGCAAACGATCAAAAACCCTCTGGAGCTATTATTTGGGGGCGGGCAATCGTATCAGCAAGATACGAATCAAGGGCATGAAGACGAGCATATCGAACAAAAGCGGAAACAAGTCGCCTGGCAGCTTGCCAACGGCCAGCTAGAGGATGAAATGGTGACCATCGAAGTGGAAGAGCAACAACCGATGCTGTTTGACTTTCTGCAGGGAGCCGGCATCGAGCAAATGGGAATGAATATGCAGGATGCGCTCAGCAGCCTTATTCCAAAGCGCCGCAAAAAAAGAAGACTAAAAGTGAGCGAGGCGCGCAAAGTGCTGACGAATGAGGAAGCGCAAAAGCTCATTGATATGGACGAAGTCACGCAAGAGGCGGTTCGCCTTGCCGAACAATCCGGCATCATTTTCATTGACGAAATCGATAAAATTGCGCGCAGCGGACCGTCGACGTCTTCCGCCGATGTGTCAAGGGAAGGGGTTCAGCGCGATATTTTGCCGATTGTCGAAGGTTCAACGGTCATGACCAAATACGGTCCGGTAAAGACCGATCATATTTTGTTTATCGCTGCCGGGGCGTTTCATATGGCGAAACCGTCCGATTTAATCCCAGAGCTGCAAGGGCGTTTCCCGATTCGCGTCGAGTTAACAAAACTTTCGGTGGACGATTTCGTAAGGATATTGGTAGAGCCGAATAACGCACTGATTAAACAATATAAGGCGCTTTTGGCAACGGAAGGTATAAATCTCGAATTTTCTGACGATGCTATTCGTAAGATTGCCGAAGTCGCCTTTGAAGTAAACCAGACGACCGATAATATCGGAGCAAGACGCCTTCACACGATCATGGAAAAACTGCTCGAAGATTTATTGTTCGAAGCTCCGGATATTACGCTAGACAAAGTGGTCATTACACCACAGTATGTGGAACAAAAATTAGGCAACATTGTCAAAAACAAAGATTTAAGCGAATTTATTTTGTAA
- the sucC gene encoding ADP-forming succinate--CoA ligase subunit beta produces MNIHEYQAKEILRSYGVSVPNGRVAFTVEEAVEAAKELGTPVCVVKAQIHAGGRGKAGGVKVAKSLDEVRTYASELLGKVLVTHQTGPEGKEVKRLLIEEGCDIKKEYYIGLVVDRATSRVVLMGSEEGGTEIEEVAAKTPEKIFKEYIDPAVGLQAFQARRLAFNINIPKELVNQAVKFMMGLYQVFVDKDCSIAEINPLVVTGDGKVMALDAKLNFDSNALYRHKDILEYRDLDEEDPKEVEASKYDLNYIALDGNIGCMVNGAGLAMATMDIIKYYGGEPANFLDVGGGATAEKVTEAFKIILSDPNVKGIFVNIFGGIMKCDVIASGIVEATKQVGLNLPLVVRLEGTNVELGKKILRESGLNITAADSMADGAQKIVELVR; encoded by the coding sequence ATGAATATTCATGAATATCAAGCAAAAGAAATCCTCAGAAGCTACGGCGTTAGCGTGCCAAACGGCCGCGTAGCATTCACGGTTGAGGAAGCGGTAGAAGCGGCAAAAGAATTAGGGACTCCTGTCTGCGTCGTTAAAGCGCAAATTCATGCCGGCGGACGCGGAAAAGCCGGAGGGGTAAAAGTAGCGAAAAGCTTGGATGAAGTTCGTACATATGCGAGCGAACTGTTAGGAAAAGTGCTTGTCACCCATCAAACAGGTCCGGAAGGAAAAGAAGTAAAGCGCTTGCTTATTGAAGAAGGCTGCGATATTAAAAAAGAATATTACATCGGCTTAGTCGTCGACCGCGCGACTTCCCGCGTTGTCTTAATGGGTTCGGAAGAGGGCGGAACCGAAATCGAAGAAGTAGCGGCGAAAACACCGGAGAAAATTTTTAAAGAATATATTGACCCAGCAGTGGGATTGCAAGCGTTTCAAGCGCGCCGTTTAGCGTTCAACATCAATATTCCAAAAGAGCTTGTCAACCAGGCGGTAAAATTTATGATGGGGCTTTACCAAGTGTTTGTTGACAAAGACTGCTCGATCGCCGAAATCAACCCGCTTGTTGTCACCGGCGACGGCAAAGTAATGGCGCTGGATGCCAAACTGAACTTTGATTCGAACGCACTGTACCGCCATAAAGACATTTTAGAATACCGCGACTTAGATGAAGAAGATCCGAAAGAAGTCGAAGCGTCGAAATACGATTTGAACTATATCGCGCTTGACGGCAATATCGGCTGCATGGTCAATGGCGCTGGTTTGGCGATGGCGACGATGGACATTATCAAATATTACGGCGGCGAGCCAGCAAACTTTTTGGATGTCGGCGGCGGCGCGACCGCGGAAAAAGTAACGGAAGCGTTTAAAATCATTCTTTCTGACCCGAACGTCAAAGGCATTTTTGTCAATATTTTCGGCGGCATTATGAAATGCGACGTGATCGCTAGCGGCATTGTTGAAGCAACGAAACAAGTCGGTCTCAATCTTCCGCTTGTCGTCCGTCTCGAAGGAACGAACGTCGAGCTAGGGAAAAAGATTTTGCGAGAATCGGGTCTAAACATTACCGCTGCTGACTCGATGGCAGACGGCGCACAAAAAATAGTCGAGCTAGTACGTTAA
- the dprA gene encoding DNA-processing protein DprA, with amino-acid sequence MYDSVRERLIHLHHCRGAGWKTIRRLFDMDPTFLSIFALSPDVLQTSLPLSPQQRTLFFQDLHSPRIESMIKTYRDKNIRVITIFDLDYPPLLKHIYEPPWVLYAKGNTKLLSNLKMISIVGTRRPTKEGAESLRQLIPPLAADGWVIVSGLAIGIDTMAHEMAIESGGKTIAVIGGGFDHIYPRQNQKLAARLMEEHLVLAEHPPHVQPQKWHFPLRNRIISGLSLGTVIVQAKERSGSLITALFALEQGREVFAVPGPIFLEQSKGPNMLIQQGAKLVHCAADISEEFPYLL; translated from the coding sequence ATGTACGATTCTGTTCGCGAACGGCTGATTCATTTGCATCATTGCCGCGGAGCGGGATGGAAAACGATACGCCGTTTATTTGACATGGATCCAACTTTTCTCTCCATCTTCGCCCTATCTCCAGATGTTTTGCAAACATCCCTGCCTTTATCCCCGCAACAGCGCACTCTCTTTTTCCAAGATTTACATTCCCCTCGGATTGAAAGTATGATAAAAACATATAGGGACAAAAATATTCGCGTCATCACTATTTTTGACTTGGACTATCCTCCTTTGTTAAAACATATATACGAGCCGCCATGGGTGCTATATGCAAAAGGAAATACGAAGCTTTTGTCTAATTTAAAAATGATTAGCATTGTTGGCACAAGGCGGCCGACAAAAGAGGGGGCTGAATCGCTGCGGCAATTAATTCCGCCGCTGGCGGCCGATGGCTGGGTCATCGTCAGCGGCCTTGCCATTGGAATCGATACAATGGCCCATGAAATGGCGATCGAAAGCGGCGGAAAGACGATCGCTGTGATTGGCGGAGGGTTTGACCATATATATCCGCGGCAAAATCAAAAACTAGCAGCCCGATTAATGGAAGAACATCTCGTTTTAGCAGAGCACCCTCCGCATGTCCAGCCGCAAAAATGGCATTTTCCGCTGCGCAATCGAATTATTAGCGGACTATCGCTTGGAACGGTCATTGTCCAGGCAAAAGAGAGAAGCGGCTCGCTAATCACCGCTCTCTTTGCGCTGGAGCAAGGGAGAGAAGTGTTTGCCGTTCCCGGTCCGATTTTTTTAGAGCAATCGAAAGGACCGAACATGCTCATCCAGCAAGGGGCAAAATTAGTTCATTGCGCAGCCGATATATCGGAGGAATTTCCTTATCTTTTATGA
- a CDS encoding ribonuclease HII, producing the protein MEQYTVKEIQALLRQIHDEHDPLLKEIMQDERKSVQQLVARWWKRKKQEEQAKRQWEAMTRYEKQLHEQGIEWIAGIDEAGRGPLAGPVVAAAVILPKDVYIPGLNDSKKLSEAKREQLFHIIQSCAISIGIGVVTAAEIDEINIYEATKKAMVKAVQQLSPQPHYLLIDAMTLPIATPQQSIIKGDANSVSIAASSIIAKVTRDHFMKQLAKRYPQYGFDKNMGYGTRQHLEAIRTYGAIEEHRRSFSPVKEIIAAADA; encoded by the coding sequence ATGGAGCAATATACGGTCAAAGAGATCCAGGCATTGTTGCGGCAAATTCATGATGAACATGATCCATTGTTAAAAGAGATTATGCAAGATGAGCGAAAAAGCGTGCAGCAGCTGGTGGCACGCTGGTGGAAGCGAAAAAAACAGGAAGAACAGGCGAAAAGGCAATGGGAAGCAATGACCCGCTATGAAAAGCAATTGCATGAACAAGGAATCGAGTGGATCGCTGGCATTGATGAAGCGGGCAGAGGGCCGCTTGCCGGTCCGGTTGTTGCCGCGGCGGTCATTTTGCCAAAAGATGTCTATATTCCCGGCTTAAATGATTCAAAAAAACTGTCGGAAGCAAAGCGGGAACAATTGTTCCATATCATTCAATCATGCGCCATTTCTATCGGCATCGGCGTTGTCACTGCGGCAGAAATTGATGAAATTAACATTTATGAAGCGACAAAAAAAGCGATGGTCAAGGCGGTGCAACAGCTTTCCCCGCAACCTCACTATTTATTAATTGACGCGATGACTCTCCCGATTGCCACGCCGCAGCAAAGCATTATTAAAGGCGATGCCAACAGTGTGTCCATTGCGGCTAGTTCGATTATTGCCAAAGTGACGCGCGACCACTTTATGAAGCAACTGGCAAAGCGCTACCCGCAATATGGATTTGATAAAAATATGGGATATGGCACGCGTCAACATCTGGAGGCCATTCGGACGTACGGTGCCATTGAGGAGCACCGCCGTTCCTTTTCGCCGGTGAAAGAGATCATCGCCGCGGCGGATGCATGA
- a CDS encoding EscU/YscU/HrcU family type III secretion system export apparatus switch protein has translation MKNEKKQAVALSYDATLHEAPVVVAKGRGYVAEAIIATAKHHGIPIQEDPSLVQLLSELEVNEMIPEDLYALVAELFAFIYRLDRQAKME, from the coding sequence ATGAAAAACGAAAAAAAGCAGGCGGTAGCTCTTTCCTATGACGCAACCTTGCATGAGGCCCCGGTGGTAGTGGCGAAAGGAAGAGGATACGTCGCGGAAGCAATCATTGCCACGGCCAAACACCACGGCATTCCGATCCAGGAAGATCCGTCCCTCGTCCAATTATTAAGCGAATTGGAAGTAAATGAAATGATTCCTGAAGATTTATATGCCCTTGTTGCCGAATTGTTTGCTTTTATTTATCGTTTAGACCGGCAGGCAAAAATGGAATGA
- the xerC gene encoding tyrosine recombinase XerC — translation MENSKIALKLFVEYLQIEKNYSQYTIVCYQRDIEQFFEFMNEQGIGHLHEVTYSDVRLYLTKLYEQKQSSRSISRKISSLRSFYKFLLREGKVKENPFALAALPKKEQKIPNFLYPQELECLFSVNDVNTAVGQRNQALLELLYATGVRISECCHIQLSDIDFSVSTILIYGKGSKQRYVPFGRFAKEALERYIRQGRRELLENAKTNHAYLFVNARGNPLTPRGARYILDEIVKKAALTQHISPHVLRHTFATHLLNEGADMRTVQELLGHAHLSSTQVYTHVTKDRLRHIYLHTHPRA, via the coding sequence ATGGAAAATTCGAAAATTGCGTTAAAATTGTTCGTAGAATATTTACAAATCGAAAAAAATTATTCACAATATACTATTGTGTGTTACCAACGGGATATTGAACAGTTTTTCGAATTTATGAATGAGCAGGGGATCGGGCATTTGCATGAAGTAACATATAGCGACGTTCGTCTTTATTTAACAAAGCTTTACGAGCAAAAGCAGTCAAGCCGCTCCATTTCGCGGAAAATTTCCAGCCTGCGCAGCTTCTATAAATTTTTGCTGCGGGAGGGGAAAGTAAAGGAAAATCCGTTTGCGCTTGCAGCGCTGCCGAAAAAAGAACAAAAAATTCCTAATTTTTTATACCCGCAGGAATTAGAATGCCTTTTTTCTGTCAATGATGTTAATACGGCGGTCGGACAGCGCAACCAAGCGTTGCTCGAGCTTCTTTACGCAACCGGTGTCCGAATTAGTGAATGTTGTCACATTCAGCTTTCCGATATCGATTTTTCTGTTTCAACAATTTTAATTTATGGTAAAGGAAGCAAACAACGCTATGTTCCGTTTGGCCGTTTTGCGAAAGAGGCGTTAGAACGCTATATCCGGCAAGGGCGGCGCGAGCTTCTTGAAAACGCGAAAACGAATCATGCGTATTTGTTTGTCAATGCCCGCGGCAATCCGTTGACACCTCGTGGGGCACGTTATATTTTGGATGAAATCGTCAAAAAGGCGGCGCTTACGCAACATATTAGCCCGCACGTATTAAGGCATACGTTTGCAACCCATTTGTTAAATGAAGGAGCGGATATGCGTACCGTCCAAGAATTGCTCGGGCATGCGCACCTTTCGTCGACGCAAGTGTATACCCATGTCACGAAAGACAGGCTTCGCCACATTTATTTACATACGCATCCGCGCGCATAA
- the topA gene encoding type I DNA topoisomerase: MSDYLVIVESPAKAKTIERYLGKKYKVKASMGHVRDLPKSQMGVDINNGYEPKYITIRGKGQIIKELKTAAKKAKKVFLAADPDREGEAIAWHLANMLDLDIHSDCRVVFHEITKDAIKESFQHPRSINMNLVDAQQARRVLDRLVGYNISPLLWKKVKKGLSAGRVQSVALRLIIDREKEIRQFQPEEYWKIQAEFMKGNETFTASFYGVDGEKMDLKKEADVSSVLQRINGNHFIVKTVTKKERKRNPVPPFTTSSLQQEAARKLNFRTKKTMMIAQQLYEGIDLGSEGTVGLITYMRTDSTRISESAQQEAITFIESVFGKEFVTQEKRKEKKSANAQDAHEAIRPTSAFRDPEKVKPYLSRDQYRLYKLIWERFIASQMAAAVLDTMSVELENEGVVFRASGSKVKFPGFMKVYVEGTDDQTEEQDRFLPDLQEGETVISQNIEPKQHFTQPPPRYTEARLVKTLEELGIGRPSTYAPTLDTIQKRNYVVLENKRFVPTELGEIVLELILEFFPEIIDVEFTAKMEKNLDEIEEGKVEWVKVVDDFYREFEKRLRIAEKEMKEVEIKDEPAGIDCEVCGSPMVYKMGRFGKFVACSNFPECRNTKPIVKEIGVKCPKCHEGNIVERSSKKKRIFYGCDRFPQCDFVSWDKPLVRPCPKCGELLVEKKLKKGVQVQCAACDYVEEPQS, translated from the coding sequence ATGTCAGATTACCTTGTCATCGTGGAATCGCCAGCGAAAGCGAAGACGATTGAACGGTATTTAGGAAAAAAATATAAAGTAAAAGCTTCCATGGGACATGTTCGGGATTTGCCAAAAAGCCAAATGGGCGTTGATATAAATAACGGCTATGAACCAAAATACATTACGATTCGCGGAAAAGGCCAGATTATTAAAGAGTTAAAAACAGCGGCAAAAAAAGCGAAAAAAGTGTTTCTCGCCGCAGACCCGGATCGCGAAGGGGAAGCGATCGCCTGGCATTTAGCGAACATGCTGGATCTTGACATACATTCCGATTGCCGGGTTGTTTTTCATGAAATTACTAAGGATGCAATTAAAGAATCGTTTCAGCATCCGCGCTCGATCAATATGAATCTTGTCGATGCGCAGCAAGCTCGGCGCGTCTTGGATCGGCTTGTCGGTTATAACATCAGCCCGCTGCTTTGGAAAAAAGTAAAGAAAGGATTAAGCGCGGGACGCGTCCAGTCTGTCGCACTGCGCCTCATTATCGATCGCGAAAAAGAAATTAGACAGTTTCAGCCGGAAGAATATTGGAAGATTCAAGCGGAGTTTATGAAAGGAAACGAAACATTTACTGCCTCTTTTTACGGCGTCGACGGGGAAAAGATGGATTTGAAAAAGGAAGCGGACGTTTCTTCTGTGCTGCAGCGAATAAACGGCAATCATTTCATCGTCAAGACGGTAACGAAAAAGGAGAGAAAGCGAAATCCTGTGCCGCCGTTTACTACCTCTTCTTTGCAGCAGGAAGCAGCGCGCAAATTGAATTTTCGCACCAAGAAAACGATGATGATCGCTCAGCAGCTGTATGAGGGAATTGATCTTGGCAGCGAGGGAACGGTCGGGTTAATTACGTATATGCGCACGGACTCGACAAGAATTTCCGAAAGCGCCCAACAAGAAGCAATCACTTTTATTGAATCGGTATTTGGCAAGGAATTTGTCACGCAAGAAAAACGAAAAGAGAAGAAAAGCGCTAACGCGCAAGATGCCCACGAAGCGATTCGCCCGACATCTGCGTTTCGCGACCCGGAAAAGGTAAAGCCATATTTAAGCCGCGATCAGTACCGGTTATACAAGCTGATTTGGGAACGTTTTATCGCCAGCCAAATGGCCGCTGCCGTATTGGATACGATGAGCGTTGAACTCGAAAATGAGGGGGTCGTCTTTCGCGCTAGCGGTTCCAAAGTTAAATTTCCGGGATTTATGAAAGTGTACGTAGAAGGAACGGACGATCAGACGGAAGAGCAAGACCGGTTTCTTCCCGATTTACAGGAAGGAGAGACGGTGATCAGCCAAAATATTGAACCGAAGCAGCATTTTACCCAGCCGCCTCCTCGATATACGGAAGCGCGGCTTGTCAAGACGCTAGAGGAACTTGGCATCGGCAGGCCGTCGACGTATGCGCCGACGCTCGATACGATTCAAAAGCGAAACTACGTCGTGTTAGAAAATAAGCGTTTCGTCCCGACTGAACTCGGAGAAATCGTGTTGGAGCTTATTTTAGAATTTTTCCCGGAAATTATTGATGTCGAGTTTACGGCAAAAATGGAGAAAAATTTGGACGAAATTGAAGAAGGCAAAGTAGAATGGGTCAAAGTGGTCGACGATTTTTACCGCGAATTTGAAAAACGGCTGCGAATCGCCGAAAAAGAAATGAAAGAAGTCGAGATTAAAGACGAACCGGCGGGAATCGACTGCGAAGTATGCGGAAGCCCAATGGTATACAAAATGGGTCGTTTCGGCAAATTTGTTGCTTGCTCGAATTTTCCGGAATGTCGCAATACAAAGCCGATTGTCAAGGAGATTGGCGTCAAATGCCCGAAATGCCATGAAGGCAATATTGTCGAGCGCAGCAGCAAGAAAAAGCGGATTTTTTACGGTTGTGACCGTTTTCCGCAATGTGACTTCGTCTCATGGGATAAGCCGCTCGTTCGTCCTTGCCCGAAGTGTGGAGAACTACTGGTAGAAAAGAAACTGAAAAAAGGCGTGCAAGTGCAATGCGCGGCATGTGACTATGTGGAAGAGCCGCAATCTTAA
- the sucD gene encoding succinate--CoA ligase subunit alpha, with protein sequence MSVFVNKDTKVIVQGITGSQGLFHTKQMLEYGTKIVGGTSPGKGGTKVEGVPVFNTVEEAVKATGANASVIYVPAPFAADAIMEAVDAELDLVVCITEGIPVLDMVKVKRYMEGKKTRLIGPNCPGVITPEECKIGIMPGYIHKKGHVGIVSRSGTLTYEAVHQLTQAGIGQSTAVGIGGDPVNGTNFIDVLKAFNEDEETYAVIMIGEIGGTAEEEAAEWVKANMTKPVVGFIGGQTAPPGKRMGHAGAIISGGKGTAAEKIKKMNECGIKVAETPAVIGETLISVLKERGLYEKCKTH encoded by the coding sequence GTGAGCGTTTTTGTTAACAAAGACACCAAAGTCATCGTTCAAGGGATTACAGGTTCGCAAGGGCTATTCCACACAAAACAAATGCTCGAGTACGGAACAAAAATTGTAGGCGGCACTTCACCTGGTAAAGGCGGAACGAAAGTGGAAGGTGTTCCTGTATTTAACACCGTTGAAGAAGCGGTAAAGGCGACAGGAGCTAACGCGTCCGTTATTTACGTTCCAGCCCCATTTGCCGCAGATGCGATTATGGAAGCGGTCGATGCGGAATTAGACCTTGTCGTTTGTATTACCGAAGGAATTCCGGTTTTGGATATGGTAAAAGTAAAACGGTATATGGAAGGCAAAAAAACGCGCCTCATCGGCCCTAACTGCCCGGGCGTCATCACGCCGGAAGAATGCAAAATCGGCATCATGCCTGGCTACATTCATAAAAAGGGTCATGTTGGCATCGTTTCCCGTTCTGGCACGTTAACATACGAAGCGGTTCATCAATTGACACAAGCCGGCATCGGCCAATCGACAGCGGTCGGCATCGGAGGCGACCCGGTCAACGGCACGAACTTTATCGATGTGTTAAAAGCGTTTAACGAAGACGAAGAAACGTATGCCGTCATCATGATTGGCGAAATCGGCGGTACGGCCGAAGAGGAAGCGGCGGAATGGGTAAAAGCGAACATGACAAAACCGGTCGTCGGCTTCATCGGCGGTCAAACAGCGCCTCCAGGAAAACGGATGGGACATGCCGGTGCGATCATTTCCGGCGGCAAAGGAACAGCGGCGGAAAAAATCAAGAAAATGAACGAATGCGGCATTAAAGTGGCAGAAACGCCGGCCGTCATCGGGGAAACGCTAATTTCCGTCTTAAAAGAACGCGGACTTTACGAAAAATGTAAAACCCATTAA
- the trmFO gene encoding FADH(2)-oxidizing methylenetetrahydrofolate--tRNA-(uracil(54)-C(5))-methyltransferase TrmFO, with translation MSEKTVNVIGAGLAGSEAAWQLANRGIHVRLYEMRPVKQTPAHHTDKFAELVCSNSLRANSLTNAVGVLKEEMRRLNSVIIQAADACAVPAGGALAVDRHEFAERVTNLVQGHPNVTVVREEVTDIPDGPTIIATGPLTSQALSERLKELTGEEYLYFYDAAAPIIEKDSINMEKVYVKSRYDKGEAAYINCPMTEEEFDRFYEALISAETVPLKEFEKEIYFEGCMPIEVMARRGKQTLLFGPMKPVGLEDPRTGKRPYAVVQLRQDNAAGTLYNIVGFQTHLKWGPQKEVIRLIPGLENAEIVRYGVMHRNTFINSPKLLRPTYQYKERDDLFFAGQMTGVEGYVESAASGLVAGINAARFVLGQELVVFPPETAIGSMAHYITSADPKHFQPMNANFGLFAPLGEKIKDKQRRNERYAQRALDTIQNFIKNDCKDY, from the coding sequence GTGAGCGAAAAAACAGTCAATGTAATAGGGGCAGGGCTAGCCGGCAGTGAGGCGGCATGGCAGCTTGCCAACCGGGGTATCCATGTCCGTCTTTATGAAATGCGACCGGTAAAACAAACGCCTGCCCATCATACGGATAAATTTGCTGAATTGGTTTGCAGCAACTCGTTGCGTGCGAATTCGTTGACGAACGCAGTCGGCGTATTGAAGGAGGAAATGCGCCGGCTGAACTCCGTCATTATTCAAGCGGCGGATGCCTGCGCCGTCCCGGCGGGAGGAGCTCTGGCCGTCGATCGCCATGAGTTTGCCGAGCGCGTTACGAATCTTGTGCAAGGCCATCCAAACGTAACGGTAGTTCGCGAAGAAGTCACAGACATTCCTGATGGTCCAACGATTATTGCCACCGGACCATTAACGTCGCAAGCTTTGTCGGAGCGGCTTAAAGAGCTGACAGGAGAAGAATATTTGTACTTTTACGATGCTGCTGCTCCGATTATTGAAAAAGATAGCATCAATATGGAAAAAGTGTATGTGAAATCGCGCTATGATAAAGGGGAAGCCGCTTATATCAACTGCCCGATGACAGAAGAAGAGTTTGATCGTTTCTATGAAGCGCTTATTTCTGCGGAAACAGTGCCGTTAAAAGAATTTGAAAAGGAAATTTATTTTGAAGGATGCATGCCGATTGAAGTGATGGCGCGCCGCGGAAAACAGACGCTCTTATTTGGACCGATGAAACCGGTCGGCTTGGAAGATCCTCGTACAGGAAAACGGCCGTACGCGGTGGTCCAGCTTCGCCAAGACAACGCGGCAGGTACGTTGTATAATATCGTTGGCTTCCAAACTCACTTAAAATGGGGACCGCAAAAAGAAGTGATTCGCTTGATTCCGGGGCTCGAAAATGCGGAAATTGTCCGCTACGGTGTGATGCACCGCAATACGTTTATCAATTCCCCAAAATTATTGCGGCCGACGTATCAGTATAAGGAACGCGACGATTTATTTTTCGCGGGACAAATGACCGGAGTGGAAGGGTATGTCGAATCGGCGGCGTCTGGGCTTGTCGCCGGCATCAACGCGGCGCGGTTCGTATTGGGGCAAGAGCTTGTCGTCTTTCCGCCTGAGACAGCCATCGGCAGCATGGCCCATTATATCACGTCGGCGGATCCGAAACATTTCCAACCGATGAATGCCAATTTCGGTTTATTTGCCCCGCTTGGAGAAAAGATCAAAGATAAACAGCGGCGCAACGAACGTTACGCACAGCGCGCATTGGACACAATTCAGAATTTTATAAAAAATGATTGCAAGGACTACTAA